From one Catellatospora sp. IY07-71 genomic stretch:
- a CDS encoding ABC transporter substrate-binding protein, with amino-acid sequence MNRRMFGRSLAVALVAGTTLLGAACAGEEPETPGGPVTITVNGMPPATDAVNRANFEADVKAFEAKYPNIKIDAKEGFMDPQQFATKLAGGQLEDVFYVYLTDPAALIAKRQVQDISAQLAEFPSIKDIKPDLMKVFTDSAGKVYGVPVANYSLGLVYNRTLFAKAGLDPASPPKTWEEVREAAKKITALGNGIVGYGDYSKNNTGGWHFTAEIYSIGGDVAVKDGDTWKAAFNNDKGKQVLQQLKDMRWTDDTMGQRQLLEWADLLQMMASGKLGMYVGSADNFPVIVNQYKAKYEDFGLGGIPGGQGTLGGGDGYMFKAGLSPEKIKAGLTWLSFKGGALDPSRIAADNEKAAAKGQPVGLPQPNIWTGDSLAKWEEATKKYANIPSENFGPFLATTTTIPLKLEPPLAQQIYAVLDTAMQKVLTDKNADVNALLADAEKQVNQILTAVK; translated from the coding sequence ATGAACCGACGCATGTTCGGCAGGTCCCTGGCGGTGGCGCTGGTGGCCGGCACGACGCTGCTCGGCGCCGCCTGTGCCGGCGAGGAGCCGGAGACCCCCGGCGGTCCGGTGACCATCACCGTCAACGGCATGCCGCCCGCGACCGACGCTGTGAACCGCGCCAACTTCGAGGCCGACGTCAAGGCGTTCGAGGCCAAGTACCCGAACATCAAGATCGACGCCAAAGAGGGGTTCATGGACCCCCAGCAGTTCGCCACGAAGCTGGCCGGCGGACAGCTCGAGGACGTCTTCTACGTCTACCTGACCGACCCGGCCGCGCTGATCGCCAAGCGCCAGGTGCAGGACATCTCGGCGCAGCTGGCCGAGTTCCCGTCGATCAAGGACATCAAGCCGGACCTGATGAAGGTGTTCACCGACTCGGCGGGCAAGGTCTACGGCGTGCCGGTGGCCAACTACTCGCTGGGCCTGGTCTACAACCGGACGCTGTTCGCCAAGGCCGGTCTCGACCCGGCCAGCCCGCCGAAGACCTGGGAAGAGGTCCGCGAGGCGGCCAAGAAGATCACCGCCCTGGGCAACGGGATCGTCGGGTACGGCGACTACAGCAAGAACAACACCGGTGGCTGGCACTTCACCGCCGAGATCTACTCGATCGGCGGCGACGTCGCGGTCAAGGACGGCGACACCTGGAAGGCCGCCTTCAACAACGACAAGGGCAAGCAGGTCCTGCAGCAGCTGAAGGACATGCGCTGGACGGACGACACGATGGGCCAGCGCCAGCTGCTGGAGTGGGCCGACCTGCTGCAGATGATGGCCTCCGGCAAGCTCGGCATGTACGTCGGCTCGGCGGACAACTTCCCGGTCATCGTGAACCAGTACAAGGCCAAGTACGAGGACTTCGGCCTGGGCGGCATCCCCGGCGGGCAGGGCACCCTCGGCGGCGGCGACGGCTACATGTTCAAGGCCGGGCTGAGCCCTGAGAAGATCAAGGCTGGTCTGACCTGGCTGTCCTTCAAGGGCGGTGCGCTCGACCCGTCCCGTATCGCGGCCGACAACGAGAAGGCCGCCGCCAAGGGCCAGCCCGTGGGCCTGCCGCAGCCGAACATCTGGACCGGCGACTCGCTGGCCAAGTGGGAGGAGGCGACCAAGAAGTACGCCAACATCCCGTCGGAGAACTTCGGTCCCTTCCTGGCCACCACCACCACGATCCCGCTGAAGCTGGAGCCGCCGCTGGCCCAGCAGATCTACGCGGTGCTCGACACGGCGATGCAGAAGGTGCTGACCGACAAGAACGCCGACGTCAACGCGCTGCTCGCCGACGCGGAGAAGCAGGTCAACCAGATCCTGACCGCCGTCAAGTGA
- a CDS encoding LacI family DNA-binding transcriptional regulator has protein sequence MTTSRLAAVAKFAGVSEATVSRVLRGKPGVSQSTRDAVLTALDVFGFARPEPVRSERARLIGLVVPDLSNPIFPAFAEVIGVSLIQRGLVPVLCTRTSDGVSEAHYIEMLLAQQVGGIVFVGSSYADAGPAAIKQLTERKLPIVLINAADENLGVARICVDDAGAAEQALAHLAGLGHEKIGLILGPVGHVPSARKLAGFARFWEERGETRWRRWVDHTVFTVEGGRGAANRLLAAGVTGLVCASDALALGAVRAVRKQGLDVPGDVSVVGFDDSTFMGVTDPPLTTVRQPVRAMAGAAVLSLLQQLEGRPPAAEEVLFDPELIVRSTTGPCPVPA, from the coding sequence GTGACGACGAGCAGGCTTGCGGCGGTGGCGAAGTTCGCGGGAGTGTCCGAGGCGACCGTGAGCCGGGTGCTGCGCGGCAAGCCGGGGGTCTCCCAATCGACGCGCGACGCGGTGCTCACCGCGCTGGACGTGTTCGGGTTCGCGCGGCCGGAGCCGGTGCGCAGCGAGCGGGCCCGGCTCATCGGGCTGGTCGTGCCCGATCTCAGCAACCCCATCTTTCCGGCGTTCGCCGAGGTCATCGGGGTGTCGCTGATCCAGCGCGGGCTGGTGCCGGTGCTGTGCACGCGTACCTCCGACGGGGTGTCCGAGGCGCACTACATCGAGATGCTGCTGGCGCAGCAGGTCGGCGGGATCGTCTTCGTGGGCAGCAGCTACGCCGACGCCGGCCCGGCCGCGATCAAGCAGCTCACCGAGCGCAAGCTGCCGATAGTGCTCATCAACGCGGCGGACGAGAACCTCGGCGTCGCGCGCATCTGCGTGGACGACGCGGGCGCGGCCGAGCAGGCGCTGGCGCACCTGGCAGGCCTCGGGCACGAGAAGATCGGCCTGATCCTGGGGCCGGTCGGGCACGTGCCGTCGGCGCGCAAGCTGGCCGGATTCGCCAGGTTCTGGGAGGAGCGGGGGGAGACCCGCTGGCGGCGCTGGGTCGACCACACCGTGTTCACCGTCGAGGGCGGCCGCGGCGCGGCGAACCGGCTGCTCGCAGCCGGGGTGACCGGCCTGGTCTGCGCCAGCGACGCGCTCGCGCTGGGCGCCGTGCGCGCGGTGCGCAAGCAGGGCCTGGACGTGCCCGGCGACGTGTCCGTGGTCGGCTTCGACGACTCGACCTTCATGGGCGTCACCGACCCGCCGCTCACCACGGTGCGCCAGCCGGTGCGCGCCATGGCCGGCGCCGCCGTGCTCTCGCTGCTCCAGCAGCTGGAGGGCCGTCCACCCGCCGCCGAAGAGGTCCTCTTCGACCCCGAGCTGATCGTCCGCAGCACCACCGGCCCCTGCCCCGTCCCGGCGTGA
- a CDS encoding FAD-dependent monooxygenase, giving the protein MVKRAAVVGGGIGGLTAAVGLRAAGWDVTVYERADAPPTTGTGLGIWPSALRALDGLGIGGRVRAAGLPQGNGAIRRPDGSRIVALDMDAVTARHGEPVHLVARPALLGVLHAALPAGVVRFGVPVGDVTALRAEHDLVVAADGIGSRIRTALYGERHGLRYTGATVWRGTADLDTDTGGETWGVGARFGVTPQGPGRTNWYAVVTAPEHHQPALPAPDELRRIFGGWHDPIPAVLDRYATSGVIRHDLHHLAPALPSYVHGNVALLGDAAHAMTPDLGQGACQAVIDGAVLAECLADGDVPAGLREYDRRRRRPTQRMAATSLLVNRMSQARRFLPLRDLVLRTALTLGGPPA; this is encoded by the coding sequence ATGGTGAAGAGAGCTGCCGTCGTAGGTGGCGGCATCGGCGGTCTGACGGCCGCCGTCGGACTGCGGGCCGCGGGCTGGGACGTGACGGTGTACGAGCGCGCCGACGCGCCCCCCACCACCGGCACCGGCCTGGGCATCTGGCCCTCGGCGCTGCGCGCGCTCGACGGGCTCGGCATCGGCGGCCGGGTGCGCGCGGCCGGGCTGCCGCAGGGCAACGGCGCGATCCGCCGCCCGGACGGCAGCCGGATCGTGGCGCTGGACATGGACGCGGTGACCGCCCGCCACGGCGAGCCCGTGCACCTGGTGGCCCGGCCCGCGCTGCTCGGCGTGCTGCACGCGGCACTGCCCGCCGGGGTGGTGCGCTTCGGCGTCCCGGTCGGCGACGTCACGGCGCTGCGGGCCGAACACGACCTGGTGGTGGCCGCCGACGGCATCGGCAGCCGCATCCGCACCGCGCTGTACGGCGAGCGCCACGGCCTGCGCTACACGGGGGCGACGGTGTGGCGGGGCACCGCCGACCTGGACACCGACACCGGTGGCGAGACCTGGGGCGTCGGCGCGCGCTTCGGCGTCACCCCGCAGGGACCGGGCCGCACCAACTGGTACGCCGTGGTGACCGCCCCCGAGCACCACCAGCCCGCCCTGCCCGCCCCGGACGAGCTGCGCCGGATCTTCGGCGGCTGGCACGACCCCATCCCGGCCGTGCTCGACCGGTACGCCACCTCGGGGGTGATCCGGCACGACCTCCATCACCTCGCCCCGGCGCTGCCGTCCTACGTGCACGGCAACGTGGCGCTGCTCGGCGACGCCGCGCACGCGATGACACCCGACCTGGGACAGGGTGCCTGTCAGGCGGTCATCGACGGCGCGGTGCTCGCGGAGTGCCTGGCCGACGGCGACGTGCCGGCCGGGCTGCGCGAGTACGACCGGCGCCGCCGCCGCCCCACCCAGCGCATGGCGGCGACGTCGCTGCTGGTGAACCGGATGTCCCAGGCCCGCCGGTTCCTGCCACTGCGTGACCTGGTGCTGCGCACCGCGCTGACGCTCGGCGGGCCGCCCGCGTAG